From bacterium, one genomic window encodes:
- a CDS encoding transposase, whose amino-acid sequence ILYNISAFLRGNLKRLFLRKIFSYFPGRLDNIAFITSPRIANKVRLTSAERGQLEEIVRKGKALAYKIRHANLLLGLDVDGLHWTDEQAAEAFHCNVNTVANIRQRSKVDWAEEIKMLLDVDYPEAEKVILVCDNLNTHKIGSLYEAFEPAEALRLVQRLEIHYTPKHGSWLNIAEVELSALSRQSLDCRIPDIETLSKVTKQWGQTRNANQKGVDWQFTTEDARIRLKHLYPKIQM is encoded by the coding sequence CATTCTATATAATATATCGGCATTTTTGAGAGGAAACCTTAAGAGGCTTTTTTTGCGAAAAATATTTTCTTATTTTCCAGGAAGGCTTGATAATATAGCCTTTATAACTTCACCGAGAATTGCTAATAAAGTGCGATTAACTTCGGCTGAACGAGGGCAGTTAGAAGAGATTGTGCGTAAAGGGAAAGCATTAGCATATAAGATTCGTCATGCCAATTTATTACTGGGTTTAGATGTGGATGGATTACATTGGACTGATGAACAGGCGGCAGAAGCCTTTCATTGCAATGTTAACACGGTGGCAAACATTCGTCAACGATCTAAAGTTGATTGGGCTGAAGAAATTAAAATGCTTCTTGATGTTGACTATCCTGAAGCAGAGAAGGTAATTTTGGTGTGTGATAATTTGAACACACATAAGATAGGTTCTCTATATGAAGCATTTGAACCGGCTGAAGCACTTCGGTTAGTACAACGATTAGAAATCCATTATACTCCCAAACATGGCAGTTGGTTAAATATAGCAGAAGTAGAGTTAAGTGCTTTAAGTAGGCAGAGTTTGGATTGTCGGATACCAGATATAGAAACATTAAGCAAAGTAACCAAGCAATGGGGACAAACCCGCAATGCAAACCAGAAAGGAGTAGATTGGCAATTTACAACTGAGGATGCCCGCATTCGCTTGAAGCATTTGTACCCCAAAATTCAAATGTGA